A single region of the Saprospiraceae bacterium genome encodes:
- a CDS encoding glycine--tRNA ligase, protein MAEQNDQFKKLVAHCKEYGFIYQSSEIYDGLGAVYDYGPNGVELKNNLKDYWWRAMVNMHENIVGIDAAIFMHPKTWKASGHVDAFNDPLVDNKDSKKRYRADVLVEDYMDKIEAKIDKEVDKARKRFGETFDEAQFRATNQRVLENQEKFNSVKARLAKAMSDGDMEGLKGLIEELEIADPESGSRNWTDVRQFNLMFSTQLGNIAGGEGKLYLRPETAQGIFVNFLNVQKTTRQKLPFGIAQIGKAFRNEIVARQFIFRMREFEQMEMQFFIQPGTEMEWYQYWKETRLKWHKALGHPAEKLRFHDHENLAHYANAAVDIQFAFPFGFKELEGIHSRTDFDLSSHQELSGKKLQYFDPQTNESYIPYVLETSIGCDRMFLATMSHALVEETVPGAEGKESTREVLKLHPAIAPVKVAVLPLKRNEEGLVNKAKDMFNQLKFSFNCQYDDTGSIGKLYRRQDAIGTPFCVTVDFETLENNTVTIRERDSLQQERVPMEKVEDIVRKKVDMKQLFV, encoded by the coding sequence ATGGCAGAGCAAAATGATCAGTTTAAAAAATTGGTAGCACATTGTAAAGAATATGGTTTTATCTACCAATCAAGTGAAATATATGACGGTTTAGGGGCTGTTTATGATTATGGTCCCAACGGTGTAGAGCTGAAAAATAACCTGAAAGATTATTGGTGGCGAGCAATGGTTAATATGCACGAGAATATTGTGGGTATTGATGCAGCCATTTTTATGCACCCCAAAACCTGGAAAGCCTCCGGCCACGTAGATGCCTTTAATGATCCATTAGTAGATAATAAGGACAGCAAAAAGCGCTATCGTGCCGATGTGTTGGTAGAGGATTATATGGATAAAATTGAGGCGAAGATTGATAAAGAGGTCGATAAGGCCCGGAAAAGATTTGGAGAGACCTTTGATGAGGCCCAATTTCGTGCGACTAACCAGCGGGTGTTGGAAAACCAGGAGAAATTCAATTCAGTAAAAGCCCGACTAGCCAAAGCCATGAGTGATGGCGATATGGAGGGGCTAAAAGGATTGATTGAGGAACTAGAAATCGCTGATCCTGAATCTGGCTCTCGCAACTGGACGGATGTTCGTCAATTCAACCTTATGTTTTCTACCCAATTGGGTAATATCGCAGGTGGAGAGGGCAAACTTTACCTCCGACCAGAAACGGCACAGGGGATTTTTGTCAACTTCCTCAATGTACAAAAAACGACTCGTCAGAAATTGCCTTTTGGCATTGCCCAAATAGGAAAGGCTTTCAGAAACGAGATCGTTGCCCGCCAATTCATCTTCCGAATGCGTGAATTTGAGCAGATGGAAATGCAGTTCTTTATTCAGCCTGGTACGGAAATGGAATGGTACCAATACTGGAAGGAAACACGCTTAAAGTGGCATAAAGCACTCGGGCATCCAGCGGAGAAACTGCGCTTTCATGACCACGAAAACCTGGCCCACTATGCCAATGCTGCGGTGGATATCCAGTTTGCTTTTCCTTTTGGTTTCAAAGAATTAGAGGGTATTCACTCTCGAACCGATTTTGATTTAAGTAGCCACCAGGAATTATCCGGTAAAAAATTACAATACTTTGATCCACAAACAAATGAAAGTTATATTCCATATGTATTAGAAACTTCCATTGGTTGTGATCGCATGTTTTTAGCCACTATGAGCCACGCTTTGGTCGAAGAAACGGTGCCAGGCGCGGAAGGAAAAGAAAGTACCCGAGAGGTATTGAAGCTACATCCGGCCATTGCTCCGGTCAAGGTAGCCGTTTTACCACTCAAGCGCAATGAAGAAGGATTGGTCAATAAAGCGAAAGATATGTTCAATCAGTTGAAATTTTCTTTCAATTGCCAATACGACGACACAGGTAGTATCGGAAAGTTATATCGCCGACAGGATGCCATTGGTACGCCATTTTGCGTTACCGTTGACTTCGAAACATTGGAAAACAACACTGTGACAATACGTGAACGTGATAGTTTACAGCAAGAACGAGTACCAATGGAAAAAGTAGAAGATATTGTTCGTAAGAAAGTAGATATGAAACAGCTGTTTGTATAA
- a CDS encoding DUF5723 family protein, giving the protein MNNNPTFKNNGLITLCKGIGLAFLVFLVGTTTLEAQRNLNFYNFSNVMQRSHMNPSFIPEAKLTIAVPGLSSIGFGVSNNGFSYRQAGVKNAITGSRKLDFEMALGSIAENNFISFDGGVEILGVGLRLGKHFFYGSLSDHVETSIHYPYGAIDILADDQNDVISQGGIYDFSELMFQSSHYRSMALAYAREMNEKLNLGVRVKLLAGLENIYSKNNGLIFSSFEAGSGSNPDPAYYTVENNIQVMGAGLHRFRHGKPFPLFVEGNYGISVDLGGQYKINEDLEVSASVNNLGFLKWNSELTSAEIGDPMIDVDQLDDFLTDYLDQVVTDVTTAADSKLPAYKTSLNADVYAGLRYQVLPEQFFGVVANPRFYKNKVDLGASFSYHMKVLNWLNAGVAYSIYNNTYVNLGLGLAIKLGPVQGYFSTDNVLGFIAPATAHAANAKMGLNIALGKVKEEDPIAKEEEENKMKALEDQMEDDMLMVESDTVQTGRPQDFKGYFAFQGTTKSATTEKLIEAAYVDIYKINADGFRELIHTSRYPFGQFEIVLFTQPGTHEMHVENFGYQKEIYQFRATETTIRKDFFMIPKPILDSPARPVAVNTRPTFEEDAYDVVPPTEADEFENQPVEGSVEQAKGIFVLTQRTSLRAEANSTSTVQQRIEIGEQVLLLEETDKFWWKVKLGEKTGWVKAALLTPGQ; this is encoded by the coding sequence ATGAACAACAATCCAACATTCAAAAACAATGGTCTTATCACGCTGTGCAAAGGAATAGGACTTGCGTTTTTAGTATTCCTAGTTGGCACAACTACACTTGAAGCACAAAGAAATTTAAACTTTTACAACTTCTCCAATGTCATGCAACGGAGCCATATGAACCCGAGCTTTATTCCAGAGGCAAAGCTCACCATAGCGGTTCCAGGGCTTTCTTCCATTGGCTTTGGCGTTAGCAACAATGGATTCTCTTACCGACAAGCAGGTGTGAAAAATGCGATAACAGGCAGCCGAAAACTCGATTTTGAAATGGCATTGGGATCCATTGCCGAAAATAACTTTATTTCTTTTGATGGGGGAGTGGAGATTCTTGGGGTAGGTCTGCGTCTAGGAAAACACTTCTTTTATGGTAGTCTTTCAGACCATGTTGAGACCTCAATCCACTATCCTTATGGCGCCATTGATATATTGGCGGATGACCAGAATGATGTCATATCCCAAGGAGGAATATATGATTTTAGTGAACTAATGTTCCAAAGTTCCCATTATCGATCTATGGCTTTAGCCTATGCGCGTGAAATGAATGAAAAACTAAACCTTGGTGTTCGCGTAAAACTATTAGCTGGTCTGGAGAATATTTATTCCAAAAACAATGGCTTGATTTTCTCTTCTTTTGAAGCAGGTTCTGGAAGTAATCCCGATCCCGCTTATTACACCGTAGAAAACAATATACAAGTGATGGGGGCTGGCCTTCACCGTTTCAGGCACGGAAAGCCCTTTCCCTTATTTGTGGAAGGCAATTACGGTATCAGCGTTGATTTAGGTGGCCAGTATAAGATCAATGAAGACCTGGAGGTTTCGGCCAGTGTCAACAACCTTGGATTTTTGAAGTGGAATAGCGAGTTGACTTCAGCAGAGATTGGCGATCCCATGATTGATGTCGACCAGCTAGATGACTTTCTGACGGATTATTTGGATCAGGTCGTGACGGACGTTACTACCGCAGCGGATAGCAAGCTGCCTGCATACAAAACCAGTCTTAATGCCGATGTTTATGCCGGTTTAAGGTACCAGGTGCTGCCAGAACAATTTTTTGGCGTAGTAGCGAATCCTCGGTTTTACAAAAACAAAGTAGACCTCGGGGCCTCCTTCTCCTATCACATGAAAGTATTGAATTGGTTAAATGCTGGCGTAGCCTATTCCATCTATAATAACACCTATGTTAATTTGGGTTTAGGTTTGGCCATTAAGCTGGGGCCGGTACAAGGGTATTTCTCTACCGACAATGTACTTGGATTCATAGCGCCAGCTACTGCCCATGCCGCCAATGCTAAAATGGGGCTCAATATTGCTTTGGGAAAAGTAAAAGAGGAAGATCCTATTGCCAAAGAGGAAGAAGAGAATAAGATGAAAGCATTAGAGGACCAAATGGAGGACGATATGTTAATGGTTGAGTCAGATACAGTGCAAACAGGTCGACCACAAGACTTTAAAGGCTATTTTGCCTTTCAGGGAACAACCAAAAGCGCGACCACTGAGAAATTGATTGAGGCTGCTTATGTAGATATCTATAAAATCAATGCCGATGGTTTCCGGGAATTGATCCATACCAGTCGCTACCCTTTTGGGCAGTTTGAGATCGTCCTTTTTACCCAACCCGGTACACATGAAATGCATGTAGAAAACTTTGGCTACCAAAAAGAAATTTACCAATTCCGTGCAACAGAAACGACCATCAGGAAAGATTTTTTCATGATACCTAAGCCTATCTTGGACAGCCCCGCAAGACCTGTTGCGGTCAATACAAGACCCACCTTTGAAGAAGACGCATACGACGTAGTCCCTCCAACCGAAGCCGATGAATTCGAGAATCAACCGGTGGAAGGTTCTGTAGAGCAAGCAAAAGGCATTTTTGTGCTGACGCAACGCACCAGCTTGCGTGCGGAGGCTAACTCCACTTCTACCGTTCAACAACGAATAGAAATTGGTGAGCAAGTGTTACTTTTGGAAGAAACTGATAAGTTTTGGTGGAAAGTTAAACTAGGGGAGAAAACAGGCTGGGTAAAAGCCGCCTTGTTGACACCTGGACAATAA